From a region of the Solanum stenotomum isolate F172 chromosome 2, ASM1918654v1, whole genome shotgun sequence genome:
- the LOC125855935 gene encoding uncharacterized mitochondrial protein AtMg00810-like — protein MAVNEKFEMHLMDVVTAYLYGSLDHNIFMKIPEALKGPEAYKNSKESCSIKLQKSLYGLKQSRRMWSKSEFLVIYVYVDDLNIIGTPKELSKVVECLKKDFEMKDLGKTKFYLGLQIEHLTNGIYIHQSTYTEKILKRFYMDKLYPLSIPIVVKFLDRNKNPFQPQEKDEEFLGDETPYLSVIGTLIYLANITRPYILFRNKFISEIQLMSNKKLLEMCKTYIHISSRNN, from the exons ATGGCAGTTAATGAAAAGTTTGAAATGCATCTAATGGACGTTGTCACAGCCTATTTATATGGCTCACTAGAccacaatatttttatgaaaattcctGAAGCACTAAAAGGGCCTGAagcatataaaaattcaaaagaaagttGTTCAATAAAGCTTCAGAAatccttatatggattgaaacagtcaaggcgaatgtg GTCAAAATCTGAATTTCTAGTAAtatatgtttatgttgatgacttgaacatCATTGGAACTCCTAAAGAGCTTTCAAAAGTTGTTGAGTGTTTGAAGAAAgattttgaaatgaaagatcttggtaagACCAAATTTTATCTTGGCCTTCAGATTGAACATTTGACAAATGGAATATATATCCATCAATCAACATATACTGAAAAGATTTTGAAGCgattttacatggataaatTATACCCATTGAGTATCCCGATTGTTGTGAAATTTCTTGACAGAAATAAAAATCCATTCCAACCTCAAGAAAAGGATGAAGAGTTTCTTGGTGATGAAACTCCATATCTCAGTGTTATTGGGACATTAATATACCTTGCCAATATTACCCgaccatatattttatttcGCAATAAGTTTATTAGTGAGATTCAGCTCATGTCCAACAAGAAACTATTGGAAATGTGTaaaacatatattcatatatctTCAAGGAACaattga